A genomic segment from Halogeometricum sp. S3BR5-2 encodes:
- the argF gene encoding ornithine carbamoyltransferase, with the protein MLETTHFLDIDDLATDELTGVLDRAAAIESGADDARLEDQTLGMVFEKPSTRTRISFETGMTQLGGHAIFLGPDDIHLGRGEPLSDTSRVLSRYVDVVMTRLFDHSDLEEIAAYADVPVVNGLTDDAHPCQTLADLLTIREEFGGFDGVNAAWVGDGNNVAQSFVVGAAMAGLDVTVATPENYGIDDDVIAHAAEYGGEPTVAETPEEAVADADVVYTDVWISMGQEGERHEKLAAFEGYQVNEDLLSGTDAKVMHCLPAHRGEEISADVLESDRALVWDQAENRLHAQKGLLVELLEEAE; encoded by the coding sequence ATGCTCGAAACCACGCACTTTCTCGACATCGACGACCTCGCTACGGACGAACTGACAGGCGTACTCGACCGCGCGGCGGCCATCGAGTCGGGCGCGGACGACGCCCGCCTCGAAGACCAGACGCTCGGGATGGTGTTCGAGAAGCCCTCGACGCGCACGCGCATCTCCTTCGAGACGGGGATGACGCAACTCGGTGGGCACGCCATCTTCCTCGGCCCCGACGACATCCACCTCGGCCGCGGCGAACCGCTGTCGGACACCTCGCGGGTGCTCTCGCGCTACGTGGACGTGGTGATGACGCGACTGTTCGACCACTCGGACTTAGAGGAGATAGCGGCGTACGCCGACGTGCCCGTCGTCAACGGTCTGACCGACGACGCCCACCCCTGCCAGACGCTCGCGGACCTCCTGACCATCAGAGAGGAGTTCGGCGGCTTCGACGGCGTGAACGCCGCGTGGGTGGGCGACGGCAACAACGTCGCCCAGTCGTTCGTCGTCGGCGCGGCGATGGCGGGACTGGACGTCACCGTCGCCACGCCCGAGAACTACGGCATCGACGACGACGTGATAGCGCACGCCGCCGAGTACGGCGGGGAACCGACCGTCGCGGAGACGCCCGAGGAGGCCGTCGCCGACGCGGACGTGGTGTACACGGACGTCTGGATATCGATGGGACAGGAGGGCGAACGCCACGAGAAACTGGCCGCCTTCGAGGGGTATCAGGTGAACGAGGACCTGCTCTCGGGAACGGACGCGAAGGTGATGCACTGCCTGCCCGCCCACCGCGGCGAGGAGATAAGCGCCGACGTGCTCGAATCCGACCGCGCGCTAGTGTGGGACCAAGCGGAGAACCGCCTGCACGCTCAGAAGGGACTGCTGGTGGAGTTGCTCGAAGAGGCCGAGTGA
- a CDS encoding histidine kinase, with product MSTRATSETVDRTDGMETSEMTERIAGVESWQAGVVAGLLGSIAFGALLAVVAPGALTAAIPAMYGLSGGVAGMVVHLSHGAVLGVAFAAILRARPDLGNTVGRATAAGAAYGVVLWVLLAVLVMPVWLSAVGFAGAPPFPNVDAMSLLGHVVYGAVLGAAYPMLRR from the coding sequence ATGTCCACGAGAGCGACGTCCGAGACGGTCGACCGAACCGACGGGATGGAGACCAGCGAGATGACCGAGCGCATCGCGGGCGTCGAAAGCTGGCAGGCCGGCGTCGTCGCGGGCCTCCTCGGGTCCATCGCGTTCGGGGCGCTGCTGGCCGTCGTCGCCCCCGGCGCGCTGACCGCGGCGATTCCGGCGATGTACGGCCTCTCGGGCGGCGTGGCGGGGATGGTCGTCCACCTCTCGCACGGCGCCGTCCTCGGGGTCGCGTTCGCGGCCATCCTCCGCGCGCGACCCGACTTGGGGAACACGGTCGGCCGCGCGACGGCCGCCGGCGCCGCCTACGGCGTCGTCCTCTGGGTGCTCCTCGCGGTGCTCGTGATGCCCGTCTGGCTCTCGGCCGTCGGGTTCGCGGGCGCTCCCCCCTTCCCCAACGTCGACGCGATGAGCCTCCTCGGCCACGTCGTCTACGGCGCCGTCCTCGGCGCGGCGTACCCGATGCTGCGCCGGTGA
- a CDS encoding [LysW]-lysine hydrolase produces the protein MQFQVQENLTDGLTEAQALLADLVATPAVSGDESAAAERLKAFFEAHGREVWIDEVGNVRAPADDSVLLTSHIDTVPGDVPVKIEDDVLWGRGSVDATGPLASMAVAAVETGVSFVGVVEEETTSKGAWHLVEDREAPDAVINGEPSGWDGITLGYRGILSGTYVGTSELGHSSRPENNAIQSAVDWWSRVADFFDADEEEGVFDTVTTKPVTFHGGPTEDGLAVEAEVDVQFRVPPRFGIDDVREVAEGELTEGSVHWNRPIPPVMMNPRTEVARAFRVAIRKADGDPRLLRKTGTSDMNIYAGAWDCPMATYGPGNSDLDHAPNEHLDLAEYDAAIEVLTNVCETLTE, from the coding sequence GTCGCCACCCCGGCCGTCTCCGGCGACGAGTCGGCCGCCGCCGAGCGTCTGAAGGCGTTCTTCGAGGCGCACGGCCGCGAGGTGTGGATAGACGAGGTGGGGAACGTCCGCGCGCCCGCCGACGACTCGGTGCTTCTCACCTCGCACATCGACACCGTCCCCGGTGACGTGCCGGTGAAGATAGAGGACGACGTGCTCTGGGGGCGCGGCAGCGTCGACGCCACCGGCCCCCTCGCGTCGATGGCCGTCGCCGCCGTCGAGACGGGCGTCTCCTTCGTCGGCGTCGTCGAAGAGGAGACCACCTCGAAGGGGGCGTGGCACCTCGTCGAGGACAGGGAGGCGCCCGACGCCGTCATCAACGGCGAGCCCTCGGGGTGGGACGGAATCACCCTCGGCTACCGCGGCATCCTCTCGGGGACGTACGTCGGGACGAGCGAACTCGGCCACTCCTCGCGCCCGGAGAACAACGCCATCCAGTCGGCCGTCGACTGGTGGTCCCGCGTCGCGGACTTCTTCGACGCCGACGAGGAGGAGGGCGTCTTCGACACCGTGACGACGAAACCCGTGACGTTCCACGGCGGCCCCACGGAGGACGGACTGGCCGTCGAGGCGGAGGTGGACGTGCAGTTCCGCGTCCCGCCCCGGTTCGGTATCGACGACGTGCGAGAGGTCGCCGAGGGCGAACTCACCGAGGGGAGCGTCCACTGGAACCGGCCCATCCCCCCCGTGATGATGAACCCGCGGACGGAGGTGGCGCGGGCGTTCCGCGTCGCCATCCGGAAGGCCGACGGCGACCCCCGCCTCCTGCGGAAGACCGGCACCAGCGACATGAACATCTACGCGGGCGCGTGGGACTGCCCGATGGCCACGTACGGCCCCGGCAACTCCGACCTCGACCACGCGCCGAACGAACACCTCGACCTCGCGGAGTACGACGCCGCCATCGAGGTGCTGACGAACGTCTGCGAGACGCTGACGGAGTGA